The Streptomyces kanamyceticus genome window below encodes:
- a CDS encoding VOC family protein encodes MPAPIVFIVYVNDAPAAARFYAELLESEPNFETPEYIGFDLGEGADLAVWSGAFDGSLTPAVPRTSEVCLTLDGGPDVIDRHFEKWVAKGVRVVSEPHDTVFGRTFVVADPDGNLIRVAPVD; translated from the coding sequence ATGCCCGCCCCGATCGTGTTCATCGTCTATGTCAACGACGCCCCCGCAGCCGCCCGTTTCTACGCGGAACTCCTCGAGAGCGAGCCCAACTTCGAGACCCCCGAGTACATCGGCTTCGATCTCGGCGAGGGCGCGGACCTCGCCGTCTGGAGCGGGGCGTTCGACGGCAGCCTGACCCCGGCGGTGCCCCGCACCAGCGAGGTCTGCCTGACCCTCGACGGCGGGCCCGACGTCATCGATCGCCACTTCGAGAAGTGGGTGGCGAAGGGGGTACGCGTGGTCAGCGAGCCCCACGACACGGTCTTCGGGCGCACGTTCGTCGTCGCGGACCCGGACGGCAACCTGATCCGAGTCGCCCCCGTCGACTGA
- a CDS encoding helix-turn-helix transcriptional regulator — MTPDRFFSLLLALQSRETMTTADLADEVGVSVRTVLRDLRWLQEAGFPLLIRRGRLGGVTLLPGGVLDTSRLTPDERDHLALHGLDDAQREQLGATADTRRADRKVRSGLRPSSTGALPLSAVVTTDNRPWFFRDAAGMPPAALVGDLRRGVRLRISYRRSAETEAAWRVVDPYGLLAKAGRWYLVADAEGRPRLHALERLVGWEPMRAARRLRPDATLDGVAAELTARWENPEAFRIHAEIDADRLGLARRVLGRRLAVQDTEGVLGGRVSITVTGRDVEDVRLLLQFGDSATVTGPAEAREHVRRLAAQILEINS, encoded by the coding sequence GTGACTCCGGATCGCTTCTTCTCGCTCCTGCTGGCGCTGCAGTCCCGGGAGACCATGACGACCGCCGATCTGGCCGATGAGGTCGGGGTCTCCGTCCGTACCGTCCTGCGGGACCTGCGGTGGCTGCAGGAAGCGGGCTTCCCGTTGCTGATCAGGCGCGGGCGCCTGGGCGGGGTGACCCTTCTGCCCGGTGGTGTGCTCGACACGTCACGGCTCACGCCGGACGAACGGGACCATCTCGCCCTCCACGGCCTCGACGACGCGCAGCGCGAGCAGCTGGGAGCCACGGCCGACACCCGGCGCGCGGACCGGAAGGTGCGATCGGGGCTGCGCCCGTCGAGCACCGGCGCGCTGCCCCTGAGCGCGGTCGTCACCACCGACAACAGGCCGTGGTTCTTCCGGGACGCCGCGGGCATGCCACCGGCGGCGCTGGTGGGTGACCTGCGGCGCGGTGTCCGGCTGCGGATCTCCTACCGCCGGTCGGCGGAGACCGAGGCCGCCTGGCGGGTCGTGGACCCTTATGGCCTGCTGGCCAAGGCCGGGAGGTGGTACCTCGTGGCGGATGCGGAAGGCCGCCCCCGACTCCACGCGCTGGAACGCCTCGTCGGCTGGGAGCCGATGCGGGCAGCCCGCAGGTTGCGTCCTGACGCGACCCTGGACGGTGTCGCGGCGGAGCTGACGGCGCGCTGGGAGAACCCGGAAGCCTTCCGGATCCATGCGGAGATCGACGCCGACCGCCTCGGCCTCGCGAGGCGCGTCCTCGGCCGCCGACTGGCCGTTCAGGACACCGAAGGCGTACTAGGAGGGCGCGTGAGCATCACGGTCACCGGCCGGGACGTGGAAGACGTACGCCTGCTCCTGCAGTTCGGCGACAGCGCCACGGTGACCGGCCCCGCGGAAGCCCGCGAGCACGTCCGGCGACTGGCCGCGCAGATCCTGGAGATCAACTCCTAG
- a CDS encoding class I SAM-dependent methyltransferase — MTPAHQHTPHSDGPHRHHHEHGADSQDSAQAELLDLDAEVLAEHIASITAWLPLKTAPRQIVDLGCGTGAGTFALLDRFPEAQITAVDTSAGHLKDLREKACARGVGERVRTVQADLDEPDWPDLGTPDLVWASASMHHMARPERALRSVHDMLAPGGLFAVVELDGFPRFLPADAPEERPGLEERCHAATESFHAEHVPHRGADWGPMLSAAGFLVEDERTVSVHIEGDRSEAIGRYARESLLRIRGTAAETLDGADLAALDELLDAEGPRGILRRDDLVVRTERTVWAARRA; from the coding sequence ATGACTCCAGCGCACCAGCACACCCCCCACAGCGACGGCCCGCACCGCCACCATCACGAGCACGGCGCCGACAGCCAGGACAGCGCCCAGGCGGAGCTCCTCGACCTGGACGCGGAGGTGCTCGCCGAGCACATCGCGTCCATCACCGCCTGGCTGCCGCTGAAGACCGCGCCCCGCCAGATCGTGGATCTGGGCTGCGGCACGGGAGCGGGCACCTTCGCCCTCCTCGACCGCTTCCCCGAGGCGCAGATCACCGCGGTCGACACCTCGGCGGGACATCTCAAGGACCTGCGCGAGAAGGCGTGCGCCCGTGGGGTGGGGGAACGCGTGCGCACCGTGCAGGCCGACCTCGACGAGCCCGACTGGCCCGATCTCGGCACCCCCGACCTGGTGTGGGCCTCGGCGTCGATGCACCACATGGCCCGGCCGGAGCGGGCCCTGCGCAGTGTCCACGACATGCTCGCGCCCGGCGGCCTGTTCGCCGTCGTGGAGCTGGACGGCTTCCCCCGCTTCCTGCCCGCGGACGCCCCGGAGGAGCGGCCGGGCCTCGAAGAGCGCTGCCATGCCGCGACCGAGAGTTTCCACGCCGAGCACGTCCCGCACCGCGGCGCCGACTGGGGGCCGATGCTGTCCGCCGCCGGTTTCCTCGTCGAGGACGAGCGCACCGTCTCCGTACACATCGAGGGCGACCGCAGTGAGGCGATCGGCCGCTATGCCCGCGAGAGCCTGCTCCGCATCCGCGGCACAGCCGCGGAGACGCTCGACGGTGCGGATCTCGCCGCGCTCGACGAGCTCCTCGACGCCGAAGGGCCGCGCGGCATCCTGCGCCGCGACGACCTGGTCGTGCGCACCGAACGCACCGTCTGGGCCGCACGCCGCGCCTGA
- a CDS encoding helix-turn-helix domain-containing protein: MTQEDGQLDSLVRKRIRALRVAQGWSLEELATRAHLSQSSLSRIETGQRRLALDQLVTLARALDTTLDQLVENAADDVVISPTIDGAHGLMRWPVKSDPGMSVMRQRMTEPPPVNPARMRAHPGREWLVVLSGTAVLMLGHRRFRIETNQAAEFPTMMPHAIGSEGGPCEIMGIFDQDARRGHQRDIVDCDDQGTKGAKGCDLA; the protein is encoded by the coding sequence ATGACGCAAGAAGACGGGCAGCTGGACAGCCTCGTACGCAAACGGATCCGGGCGTTGCGGGTCGCGCAGGGCTGGTCCCTCGAAGAGCTGGCCACGCGCGCCCACCTCAGCCAGTCCTCGCTGAGCCGCATCGAGACGGGTCAGCGGCGCCTCGCCCTGGACCAGCTCGTCACGCTCGCACGCGCCCTGGACACCACGTTGGACCAGCTCGTGGAGAACGCCGCCGACGATGTCGTCATCAGCCCGACGATCGACGGCGCTCACGGCCTGATGCGCTGGCCGGTCAAGAGCGACCCCGGCATGAGCGTCATGCGTCAGCGGATGACCGAACCGCCGCCCGTCAACCCGGCGCGCATGCGGGCCCACCCCGGCCGCGAATGGCTCGTCGTCCTGTCCGGCACCGCCGTCCTCATGCTGGGGCACCGCCGCTTTCGCATCGAGACCAACCAGGCCGCCGAGTTCCCGACGATGATGCCGCACGCCATCGGCTCCGAGGGCGGGCCGTGCGAGATCATGGGCATCTTCGACCAGGACGCCCGCCGCGGTCACCAGCGGGACATCGTCGACTGCGACGACCAGGGCACCAAGGGCGCCAAGGGCTGCGATCTTGCGTGA
- a CDS encoding dienelactone hydrolase family protein, producing the protein MRFTSEQRLDDGIIEREFTLGEIPGTLWTPGSAGSATPVPLILMAHNNGLPKAQPRLVARARQTAAYGYAVATIDAAGCGDRPRSAADEQARADLRRAMRAGEPVDEIFESFIGPLVEKAVPDWRSTLDALLALPEIGGPVGYSGWTAVGIHLAAVEPRIAAAGFFAGGYVPRAQREEARQVTVPLLFLLQWDDEGNPRQRALDLFDAFGSTEKTLHANLGGHVGTPWFEVADGGRFYDRHLK; encoded by the coding sequence ATGCGGTTCACGTCCGAACAGCGACTCGACGACGGCATCATCGAGCGCGAGTTCACCCTCGGCGAGATCCCCGGCACCTTGTGGACGCCCGGATCCGCCGGATCCGCCACACCGGTTCCGCTGATCCTGATGGCACACAACAACGGCCTGCCCAAGGCGCAGCCCCGGCTTGTGGCGCGGGCCAGGCAGACCGCGGCGTACGGCTACGCGGTGGCCACCATCGACGCCGCAGGGTGCGGCGACCGGCCCCGCTCCGCCGCCGACGAACAGGCCCGCGCCGACCTCCGCCGGGCGATGCGGGCCGGTGAGCCGGTCGATGAGATCTTCGAGTCGTTCATCGGCCCGCTGGTCGAAAAGGCGGTCCCGGATTGGCGGAGCACCCTGGACGCCCTCCTCGCGCTGCCCGAGATCGGCGGCCCGGTCGGGTACTCGGGGTGGACCGCCGTCGGCATCCACCTCGCGGCGGTCGAGCCGCGCATCGCGGCCGCCGGTTTCTTCGCCGGGGGTTACGTGCCTCGCGCCCAGCGTGAGGAGGCCCGGCAGGTCACCGTTCCGCTGCTGTTCCTGCTGCAGTGGGACGACGAAGGGAACCCCCGGCAGCGGGCCCTGGACCTGTTCGACGCCTTCGGCAGCACGGAGAAGACGCTGCACGCGAACCTGGGCGGGCACGTCGGTACCCCGTGGTTCGAGGTGGCGGACGGGGGCCGGTTCTACGACCGGCACCTGAAGTAG
- a CDS encoding GNAT family N-acetyltransferase, whose amino-acid sequence MADLGQVTWPPAPLKTERLVLRASEARDRAAFVELFASPEVNTYLGGPRPRDECERALPETPESRLGLFVIELDGAMIGTIELNRRDGERRSRVRPDAGEAELGYLLLPTAWGQGYAAEACAAALTWYADAQPGEPVVLCTQTANHRSMRLAAKLGFTEVQRYEAWGAEQWMGLWSPVAPNPGT is encoded by the coding sequence ATGGCAGATCTCGGACAAGTCACCTGGCCGCCCGCCCCGTTGAAGACCGAACGCCTCGTTCTCCGCGCGTCCGAGGCCCGGGACCGTGCGGCGTTCGTCGAGCTGTTCGCGTCGCCCGAGGTGAACACGTATCTGGGCGGCCCCCGACCGCGTGACGAGTGTGAGCGCGCGTTGCCCGAGACGCCGGAGAGCCGCCTCGGCCTCTTCGTGATCGAGCTCGACGGCGCGATGATCGGCACCATCGAACTCAACCGGCGCGACGGGGAGCGGCGAAGTCGTGTCCGTCCGGATGCCGGAGAGGCCGAACTCGGCTACTTGCTGCTGCCGACGGCATGGGGACAGGGATACGCAGCCGAGGCGTGCGCGGCGGCGCTCACCTGGTACGCCGACGCACAGCCCGGCGAGCCGGTGGTGCTCTGCACCCAGACCGCCAACCACCGCTCGATGCGTCTCGCGGCGAAGCTGGGATTCACCGAGGTGCAGCGGTACGAGGCGTGGGGCGCCGAGCAGTGGATGGGCCTGTGGTCCCCGGTCGCCCCGAACCCTGGAACGTGA